One genomic segment of Styela clava chromosome 3, kaStyClav1.hap1.2, whole genome shotgun sequence includes these proteins:
- the LOC144420858 gene encoding uncharacterized protein LOC144420858 isoform X2 — MTNEMTNYEISGSGDTDGLNAIEVKNSTEACLEKVCGNDANCVPLNSSVFICRCGTGFDSVASNSTFTCKDINECPDGVNTHLCALTGTCANKPGGYDCTCNIGYENGTYGPCSNINECSRNTDNCDTNADCADTVGSFTCACKTFYTGNGTTCVDIDECAMGTHACGDTGTCVNKVGEYNCWCNSGYEGGIGGPCTDIKECNSPTTNACSAQADCTDTIGSYLCVCKTGYTGDGRTCNDINECTSNTHICHDKADCTNNNGSFTCTCKSGYIGTGTTCTDINECAIDTDNCHNNAKCTNNDGSFTCACETGFTGDGFNCADNDECTLKTDNCHSNATCGNTFGSFTCTCKTGYTGNGIECTDQNECDTSPCDTNAACSNNDGSFTCECNSGFTGNGFTCTDDDECTLKTDNCNTSATCTNILGSFRCACKTGFTGDGVTCEGSTLKIDAYGFAYKDATGNGTIKYFSSEAEALKAIYNMTNEMTNYEISGSGDTDGPNATEVKNSTEACLEKVCGNDADCVPLNSSVFICRCATGFDSVLSNSTFACKENECLRRTHNCSINSVCNNTDDGYECSCNDGFIGDGHNCSDVDECMSADKKCHSNALCFNTPGNYECKCKSGYTGNGINCNLINACEKLGNCDFCWKNAGGVECICNEGYSGSVEYGGNDQYFTQHHYGYNNITCFRFLYNCSFENDRCQCSQTLREINTYCFKVDQCTSGQHDCDENATCIDSANGTYTCQCKEGFTGNGFNCTDINECSSEFLPCSNCSNTVGGYSCGCEKGFDGENCTDIDECQTGRHNCHPRAKCTNTYGSYNCTCDADYYEEGDDGTWCSGCPGNSWTKWIDADIGYEYRDNNKFYSYAMGRGDFELLSLIKNQLHSTNICANPTNAMAQVTNGKHYLEGEDKVHMSINGIYCLNYEQNDGNCDNYNVKFCCPPENKCSSGKHNCSDNALCNNTAEGYTCSCNDGFTGDGYNCTDVDECMPDNKCHSNAQCINTIGSYECKCKPGYTGNGINCNLINECEELGKCDYCWKNAGGVECICNEGYSGSVEYGGNDQYFTQHHYGYNNITCFRFLYNCSFENDRCQCSQTLREINTYCFKVDQCTSGQHDCDENATCIDSANGTYTCQCEEGFTGNGFNCTDINECLSEFLPCSNCSNTVGGYSCGCEKGFDGENCTDIDECQTGRHNCHPRAKCTNTYGSYNCTCDADYYEEGDDGTWCSGCPGNSWTKWIDADIGYEYRDNNKFYSYAMGRGDFELLSLIKNQLHSTNICANPTNAMAQVTNGKHYLEGEDKVHMSINGIYCLNYEQNDGNCNNYNVKFCCPPENKCSSGKHNCSDNALCNNTAEGYTCSCNDGFTGDGYNCTDVDECMPDNKCQSNAQCINTIGSYECKCKPGYTGNGINCNLINECEELGNCDYCWKNAGGVECICNEGYSGSVEYGGNDQYFTQHHYGYNNITCFRFLYNCSFENDRCQCSQTLREINTYCFKVDQCTSGQHDCDENATCIDSANGTYTCQCKEGFTGNGFNCTDINECSSEFLPCSNCSNTVGGYSCGCEKGFDGENCTDIDECQTGRHNCHPRAKCTNTYGSYNCTCDADYYEEGDDGTWCSGCPGNSWTKWIDADIGYEYRDNNKFYSYAMGRGDFELLSLIKNQLHSTNICANPTNAMAQVTNGKHYLEGEDKVHMSINGIYCLNYEQNDGNCNNYNVKFCCPPENKCSNGKHNCSGNALCNNTDDGYTCSCIDGFTGDGYNCTDVDECMTGNKCHSNAQCINTIGSYECKCEPGYTGNGTNCNNINECGGLGNCDYCSSYGSTFECYCSEGFSGWAQYGGNDQYISQIFHNYDNVTCLRILYNCSFVNNRCQCYQTLREINTYCFKVDQCTSGQHDCDENATCIDSANGTYTCQCNEGFTGNGFNCTDINECSNEFLPCSNCSNTVGGYSCGCEKGFDGENCTDIDECQTGRHNCHPRAKCTNTYGSYNCTCDADYYEEDDDGTWCTGCPGDSWTKWIDADIGYQNWNRDNFYSVAFGRGDFELFSLIKDQLHSTNICASPTNAMAQVANGKHYLEGGDKVHMSIDGIYCLHSEQEDGRCNNYNVKFCCPDNTSAMNSTKSNNITAMTSTEPTESISWLGSITGGQSEIITTFVCIGSPIDVQWTKSPAGSTFLYKLQNRDRTTNKIKQTSVKMLLPGEQLFKVTRMLSPSPDFCVTSTKISSDRNDITVEQVARIEQNRMNSVSKVIHKLQSKTVRLTFVDFE; from the exons ATATTAACGAGTGTCCTGATGGGGTCAATACCCATCTGTGTGCTCTAACCGGAACATGCGCAAACAAGCCAGGCGGATACGACTGTACCTGCAACATCGGGTACGAAAATGGAACATATGGTCCTTGCTCTA atATCAACGAATGCAGCAGAAATACGGATAATTGTGACACGAACGCAGATTGTGCAGATACAGTAGGAAGTTTCACTTGTGCATGCAAAACATTTTATACTGGAAATGGAACCACCTGCGTTG ATATTGACGAGTGTGCTATGGGAACTCACGCTTGTGGTGATACCGGCACTTGCGTCAATAAAGTTGGTGAATACAACTGTTGGTGTAATTCTGGGTACGAGGGTGGTATTGGTGGACCGTGTACAG ATATCAAAGAATGTAATTCACCAACTACGAATGCTTGTAGCGCTCAAGCTGACTGTACTGATACCATTGGAAGTTACTTATGTGTTTGTAAGACAGGTTACACAGGGGACGGAAGAACTTGTAACG ATATCAACGAATGTACAAGCAATACACACATCTGTCACGATAAAGCAGATTGTACTAACAACAACGGGAGTTTTACATGCACGTGCAAATCAGGATACATTGGGACTGGAACAACTTGTACAG ATATCAATGAATGTGCAATTGATACAGACAATTGTCACAACAATGCAAAATGCACAAACAATGATGGAAGTTTCACTTGTGCTTGCGAAACCGGGTTTACGGGAGACGGATTCAACTGCGCAG aCAATGACGAGTGTACACTCAAGACGGACAATTGCCATTCGAATGCAACATGTGGAAACACTTTCGGTAGTTTCACTTGCACATGCAAGACTGGGTATACTGGAAATGGAATCGAGTGTACCG ATCAGAACGAGTGCGACACCAGCCCGTGCGACACGAATGCTGCTTGTTCCAACAACGATGGCTCATTCACTTGTGAATGCAATTCTGGCTTCACTGGAAACGGATTTACGTGCACGG ACGATGATGAATGCACATTGAAAACGGACAACTGCAATACAAGTGCTACATGCACGAATATTCTCGGAAGCTTCAGATGTGCTTGCAAAACCGGGTTTACCGGAGATGGAGTAACTTGTGAAG GTTCAACGTTGAAGATTGACGCATATGGATTTGCCTACAAAG ATGCAACCGGGAATGGAACtatcaaatatttcagttctgaagcaGAAGCTTTGAAAGCTATTTACAACATGACAAATGAGATGACAAATTATGAAATAAGTGGATCCGGAGATACTGATGGACCCAATGCTACAGAGG TAAAAAACTCAACGGAAGCTTGCCTCGAAAAAGTGTGCGGGAATGATGCCGATTGTGTACCCTTGAATTCATCCGTTTTTATCTGCCGCTGCGCTACTGGATTTGATTCCGTTTTGAGCAATTCAACCTTTGCATGTAAAG AAAACGAATGCTTAAGAAGAACACATAATTGCAGTATCAATTCAGTTTGCAATAACACTGATGATGGATATGAATGTTCATGCAATGACGGTTTCATTGGTGACGGACACAATTGTAGCGATGTAGATGAATGCATGTCTGCTGATAAAAAATGCCACAGCAATGCTCTATGTTTCAACACCCCTGGAAATTACGAATGCAAGTGTAAATCGGGTTACACTGGGAATGGGATCAACTGCAATCTCATTAATGCATGtgaaaaattaggaaattgTGATTTTTGTTGGAAAAATGCGGGCGGAGTAGAATGTATTTGCAATGAAGGATACTCGGGTTCGGTAGAGTATGGCGGGAATGATCAATATTTCACACAACACCACTATGGTTATAACAACATTACTTGTTTTCGGTTTCTTTACAACTGTTCATTTGAAAACGATCGCTGTCAGTGCAGTCAAACTCTCAGAGAAATAAATACTTATTGCTTCAAAGTTGACCAATGTACATCAGGGCAGCATGATTGTGACGAGAACGCAACCTGTATCGATTCTGCAAATGGGACATATACCTGTCAATGTAAAGAAGGATTCACAGGCAATGGCTTCAATTGTACTGATATTAATGAATGTTCAAGTGAGTTTCTTCCTTGCTCAAATTGCTCAAATACAGTTGGAGGATATTCATGTGGCTGTGAAAAAGGTTTTGACGGAGAAAATTGTACTGATATTGATGAATGCCAGACGGGGAGGCATAATTGTCATCCCAGGGCAAAATGCACCAACACTTATGGAAGCTATAACTGCACCTGTGATGCAGACTACTATGAGGAAGGGGATGATGGGACTTGGTGCTCAG GATGCCCAGGAAATTCTTGGACAAAATGGATCGATGCTGATATTGGATATGAATACCGAGACAACAACAAGTTTTACTCCTATGCAATGGGTCGAGGGGATTTTGAGCTCCTTTCTCTTATAAAAAATCAATTGCACAGCAcaaatatttgtgcaaatcCAACTAATGCAATGGCACAAGTAACAAACGGAAAACATTATCTTGAAGGAGAAGACAAAGTACATATGAGTATCAATGGAATTTACTGTTTGAATTACGAGCAAAATGATGGAAACTGCGATAACTATAATGTGAAGTTTTGTTGTCCACCAG AAAACAAATGTTCAAGTGGAAAACATAATTGCAGTGACAATGCACTTTGCAATAACACTGCTGAAGGATATACATGTTCATGCAATGACGGTTTCACTGGTGACGGATACAATTGTACTGACGTAGATGAATGCATGCCTGATAACAAATGCCACAGCAATGCTCAATGTATCAACACCATTGGAAGTTACGAATGTAAGTGTAAACCGGGTTACACTGGGAATGGGATCAACTGCAATCTCATTAATGAATGTGAAGAATTAGGAAAATGTGATTATTGTTGGAAAAATGCCGGCGGAGTAGAATGTATTTGCAATGAAGGATACTCGGGTTCGGTAGAGTATGGCGGGAATGATCAATATTTCACACAACACCACTATGGTTATAACAACATTACTTGTTTTCGGTTTCTTTACAACTGTTCATTTGAAAACGATCGCTGTCAGTGCAGTCAAACTCTCAGAGAAATAAATACTTATTGCTTCAAAGTTGACCAATGTACATCAGGGCAGCATGATTGTGACGAGAACGCAACCTGTATCGATTCTGCAAATGGGACATATACCTGTCAATGTGAAGAAGGATTCACAGGCAATGGCTTCAATTGTACTGATATTAATGAATGTTTAAGTGAGTTTCTTCCTTGCTCAAATTGCTCAAATACAGTTGGAGGATATTCATGTGGCTGTGAAAAAGGTTTTGACGGAGAAAATTGTACTGATATTGATGAATGCCAGACGGGGAGGCATAATTGTCATCCCAGGGCAAAATGCACCAACACTTATGGAAGCTATAACTGCACCTGTGATGCAGACTACTATGAGGAAGGGGATGATGGGACTTGGTGCTCAG GATGCCCAGGAAATTCTTGGACAAAATGGATCGATGCTGATATTGGATATGAATACCGAGACAACAACAAGTTTTACTCCTATGCAATGGGTCGAGGGGATTTTGAGCTCCTTTCTCTTATAAAAAATCAATTGCACAGCAcaaatatttgtgcaaatcCAACTAATGCAATGGCACAAGTAACAAACGGAAAACATTATCTTGAAGGAGAAGACAAAGTACATATGAGTATCAATGGAATTTACTGTTTGAATTACGAGCAAAATGATGGAAACTGCAATAACTATAATGTGAAGTTTTGTTGTCCACCAG AAAACAAATGTTCAAGTGGAAAACATAATTGCAGTGACAATGCACTTTGCAATAACACTGCTGAAGGATATACATGTTCATGCAATGACGGTTTCACTGGTGACGGATACAATTGTACTGACGTAGATGAATGCATGCCTGATAACAAATGCCAAAGCAATGCTCAATGTATCAACACCATTGGAAGTTACGAATGTAAGTGTAAACCGGGTTACACTGGGAATGGGATCAACTGCAATCTCATTAATGAATGTGAAGAATTAGGAAATTGTGATTATTGTTGGAAAAATGCCGGCGGAGTAGAATGTATTTGCAATGAAGGATACTCAGGTTCGGTAGAGTATGGCGGGAATGATCAATATTTCACACAACACCACTATGGTTATAACAACATTACTTGTTTTCGGTTTCTTTACAACTGTTCATTTGAAAACGATCGCTGTCAGTGCAGTCAAACTCTCAGAGAAATAAATACTTATTGCTTCAAAGTTGACCAATGTACATCAGGGCAGCATGATTGTGACGAGAACGCAACCTGTATCGATTCTGCAAATGGGACATATACCTGTCAATGTAAAGAAGGATTCACAGGCAATGGCTTCAATTGTACTGATATTAATGAATGTTCAAGTGAGTTTCTTCCTTGCTCAAATTGCTCAAATACAGTTGGAGGATATTCATGTGGCTGTGAAAAAGGTTTTGACGGAGAAAATTGTACTGATATTGATGAATGCCAGACGGGGAGGCATAATTGTCATCCCAGGGCAAAATGCACCAACACTTATGGAAGCTATAACTGCACCTGTGATGCAGACTACTATGAGGAAGGTGATGATGGGACTTGGTGCTCAG GATGCCCAGGAAATTCTTGGACAAAATGGATCGATGCTGATATTGGATATGAATACCGAGACAACAACAAGTTTTACTCCTATGCAATGGGTCGAGGGGATTTTGAGCTCCTTTCTCTTATAAAAAATCAATTGCACAGCAcaaatatttgtgcaaatcCAACTAATGCAATGGCACAAGTAACAAACGGAAAACATTATCTTGAAGGAGAAGACAAAGTACATATGAGTATCAATGGAATTTACTGTTTGAATTACGAGCAAAATGATGGAAACTGCAATAACTATAATGTGAAGTTTTGTTGTCCACCAG AAAACAAATGTTCAAATGGAAAACATAATTGCAGTGGCAATGCACTTTGCAATAACACTGATGATGGCTATACATGTTCATGTATTGACGGTTTTACTGGTGACGGATACAATTGTACTGACGTAGATGAATGCATGACTGGTAACAAATGCCATAGCAATGCTCAATGTATTAACACCATTGGAAGTTACGAATGCAAGTGTGAGCCGGGTTACACTGGAAATGGAACCAATTGCAATAACATAAATGAGTGTGGAGGATTAGGCAATTGTGATTATTGTTCGAGTTATGGAAGTACATTTGAATGCTATTGCTCTGAAGGATTTTCCGGTTGGGCACAGTATGGCGGTAATGATCAATATATATCACAGATCTTCCACAATTATGACAACGTTACTTGTCTACGTATTCTTTACAATTGTTCGTTTGTAAACAACCGCTGCCAATGCTATCAAACTCTCAGAGAAATTAATACCTATTGCTTCAAAGTTGACCAATGTACATCAGGGCAGCACGATTGTGACGAAAACGCAACTTGTATCGATTCTGCAAATGGGACATATACCTGTCAATGTAACGAAGGATTTACGGGCAATGGCTTCAATTGTACTGATATTAATGAATGTTCAAATGAGTTTCTTCCTTGCTCAAATTGCTCAAACACAGTTGGAGGATATTCATGTGGCTGTGAAAAAGGTTTTGACGGAGAAAATTGTACTGATATTGATGAGTGCCAGACGGGAAGACATAATTGTCATCCCAGGGCAAAATGCACCAACACTTATGGAAGCTATAACTGCACCTGTGATGCAGATTACTATGAGGAAGATGATGATGGGACTTGGTGCACAG GATGTCCTGGAGATTCGTGGACAAAATGGATTGATGCTGATATCGGATACCAAAACTGGAACAGAGATAATTTTTATTCGGTTGCATTTGGCCGAGGAGATTTTGAGCTTTTCTCTCTCATAAAAGATCAATTGCACAGTACAAATATTTGTGCAAGTCCAACTAATGCAATGGCACAAGTAGCAAACGGAAAACATTACCTTGAAGGGGGAGACAAAGTACATATGAGCATCGATGGCATTTACTGTTTGCATTCTGAGCAAGAAGATGGACGTTGCAATAACTATAATGTGAAGTTTTGTTGTCCAG aTAACACCTCGGCAATGAATTCCACCAAATCAAATAACATCACCGCAATGACTTCCACCGAACCAACAGAATCAATCTCATGGTTGGGGTCAATTACTGGAGGACAATCAG aaattaTCACAACGTTTGTATGCATTGGGAGTCCAATTGACGTACAATGGACAAAATCACCTGCAGGGTCGACTTTCCTGTACAAATTGCAGAATAGA GATCGTACAaccaacaaaataaaacaaacaagtGTGAAAATGCTGCTGCCTGGAGAGCAACTATTTAAGGTAACAAGGATGCTATCACCTTCCCCAGACTTTTGCGTTACGTCAACAAAGATATCTTCTGATAGGAATGACATCACTGTTGAACAGGTCGCCAGAATTGAGCAGAACCGAATGAATTCAGTTAGTAAAGTGATACACAAACTGCAGTCAAAAACCGTTAGATTGACTTTCGTTGATTTTGAATGA